In the Mesorhizobium sp. WSM2240 genome, TATGCCCGGCATTTCGCCAACGCGTCCGGCGAGGGATGGCGGGTTACCGGTTTCGACGCCGAGGGCATGGATATCGCCTCAGGCGACGAGATCCGGCGAATATTCTTCCCGCAACCGCTTTCGGATGCGGGCGAACTCAGGAAAATCCTGGTGGAAATGGCCAAGGCGGGAAGGGCCGCGCTGGGAGTTGGACTTAGTCAGGAGACGTCCGTGCCACCTTGAGATTTGCGTCAAATGCTTCTACGTTGAAGTAATACTAATAGCCGGGTGATTCAGAGCGCGTTGCGCGAGATCCGGTTTCGCTTTCCGACGTTATTGCCCCCATGGCGTCTGAATGAGCAAGGATTGTGGGGCATCATGATGTCGAAACAGCTTATCGCGAACGCCGAATCGGCCGCAGCACTGCTGACGCTGCTCGGAAATGAGAAGCGGCTGGTGATCGTGAGCCATCTGCTTGATGGCGAGATGTCGGTCGGCGCGATCGCCGAAAAGGTTTCTCTCAGTCAGTCAGCCCTTTCGCAGCACCTGGCGAAGCTGCGCAGCGTCAACCTGGTCGAGACGCGCCGCGACCGCCAGATGATCTACTACTCCTGTCGATCCGAAGCGGTGCGGCAGCTCCTGGGAACGCTGGACGGCATTTTCAACTTCAAGGCGAACGGCAAGCACCCGGAGCGCCTAGAGGCCATGGCAGAGACTTGACGCCGGTAGCGCATCGGCCCGAAAATCGGATTCGATTTTCGGAAAGCACGATGCGCAGATTCAAAGATCTACAGCGTCCTTTGCGCGTCCGAAGGGACGCGCGGCGCTGTAGACTGACGCCGTTTATCCGCCGGATGATCCCGCACGAACACCCGGCATGAACTCCGTCCGCATCGCCGATCCTCAGGATCCGCGGGTCGCGCCCTATCTCGATATAAGGGAGCGCGACCTTGCCGGAAGGCAGGGACGCTTCGTGGCCGAAGGCAAGGTCGTGCTCAATGTCCTGTTCTCGGCCCGGCGATTTGAGGCCGAATCCGTTCTGGTGCTTGAAAGCCGCCTTCCCGGCCTCGCCGGCACACTGGCGCTGGCTCCCGCCGACATGCCGGTCTATGTCGCGTCCGGCCCGCTGATGGACGCCATTGCGGGCTTCCACATCCATCGAGGCGTGCTGGCCATCGGCCGAAAGCGCGCGCCGCAATCGCCGGAGGAACTGCTCGACGAGTTGCCCGAGCGGGCGCTGGTCGTGGTGCTGGTCGGCATCGCCAATCACGACAATGTCGGCGCGATATTCCGCAACGCGGCGGCGTTCGGAGCCGATGCGGTGATCCTCGATGCGAGTTCCTGCGATCCGCTCTACCGCAAGGCGATCCGGGTTTCGGTCGGCGCCGTGCTCAAGATTCCCTTCGCGGTAGCGGACGATGCCGATCGGCTCGTCGATGCGATGGCGCGGCGTGGTTTCGAACTCTACGGCCTCTCGCCAAGAGGCAAAGCCGACCTGCGCGATATCGAGCGGCCTGAGCGCGCGGCGCTGTGGTTCGGAGCCGAGGGCGAGGGCCTGCCGGAAAGGCTGCTTGCCCGCCTGAACACGGTGCGCATCGCAATGGCCGGCGGGTTCGACAGCCTGAACGTCGCCGCGGCTTCGGCGATCGCACTGCACCGATTGGCGGAACTGGACAAATCAGCCGGCTGACGCCGCCTTCTGCAAGGCGCGCACGCGGTCGGCAAGGCTGGTCTTCTTCGCGCCGGCCCCCTGGCTGCTGTTCGGCGACGACAGCGCCTTCACGATCGGCGAGCCCTGTCCTTCGAGAACGCTGGTCAGATGCACCATCTGCGCCGCCAGCTCGCCGATCCGCTCGCGCAGGATTTCGTCGTCGCCGTCACTTCCCTTTTCCGCAGCCTTGAGATCAGCCTTCAGCTTGCGGTTTTCGCGCGTCAATGCCGTCAGGCGGCTTTCAAGCCGCTCGCGGCCGGCGGGCTTGTCATTCTCCTTGTTTTCCGCGGCGGCGCGCGCCAGTTCCTCGCGCAGGCGCGCCAGTTCCTTTCCGCCTTGCTCCAGCTTTCCCTCGCGCTCGGCGAGCGTCGAAAGCATGCCGGCAACCTTCCGTTCCAGGTCGTCGACTTTCCTGGCCTCGACCCTCAGCGCTTCACGGAGCGTGGCAGCCTCGCGTTCCCGTTCCTGAAACCGCTTCTCGGCCCGCTCGGCCTTGCTCCTCGACTGGACAGCTTCATTACGAAGCTGCTCCAATTCCGATTCCCGCGCCACCAGCTCGATCTGGCGGCTGCTCGAAGAGAAGCTGGCGTCGTCATACATGCGGCCGAGTTTCTCGATCTCCGCCGCCCGTTGCTTCAGCACATTGTCGGTTTCGGCGAGCTTGGCCGACAGCCGCTGCATGTCGTTGCTGTGCTGCCGCAATTCGGTGCGCAGCGCTTCGCCGGCTGTTTCGAGCGCCGTTATCTCGCGGTTCTTTTCGGAGATCACGAAATTGAGCGCCTTGATTTCTTCGCGGCCCCGGCCGATCTCAACGATTTGGGCCGCATTCTTCTCTTGAAGCGCCTGCGCCCTCATCTCGAGCCGCCGAGCCGACATTGCGAATTCCGCCCGTATCCGGTCTTTGTCCGCCTGGATCTCGTCGAGCGTCATCGGCATGGAAGCTTCGATGCGCTTTCGGGTCAAATTGACGGCGCGCCGCCAGAACGCCGGCGCGATCAAAAGCGCGAGAAAGCCGGCGGTGAAAAAACCGAGTGCAAAGAACAGGATGGACTGGATCACGTCGGGTCACGGACTCTGGTTGGAGCGGCTTTGCCGGCGCGCATGACGCCGCCTTCGCGCACGCTGCAACCAATATGCCGGAATGCCCGCCGGCGGCAACTGGCGCTATGTTCTGAGCGCTAGAAGGGATTCCAGGTCGGCCTCTCCGTCAGCTTCAGATAACCGACATTGATGCCGAGCCGCGCGCCGACGCCGGTGCGCACCGGAACAAGCAGCATGTCGCCGTTCTTCAGGACGTTGAAGCCGACGCCCGCGACGACATAGGCCGAGCCGGCCACGCCCGCGAAGCGGTGGTAAAGATTAGGAACATCGTCGAGATTGTAGACCAGGATCATATTGCGCGACCCCTGGCCGCCGAAATCCCAGCCTAGCGAGGGCCCCTGCCAGAACACCTTATGGTCGCCGGCATTCTTGGTGTAGAGCGTGCCCTCGCCATAGGTGAGGCCGCCGACCAGCGCGCCGGAGCCCTCCTCGCCCAGTATATAGCCGTTGGGCAGGCCATAGGACGAAAAGATCTTCTCGATGACGGTCGCAAGGCCACCGGACGTCGCACCGAAGAAGCGGTGGCCAGAATCGACGATTTCCTGCGCGGAATATTCCTGCGCCCGCAACTGACCGGTCGAGACGGCCAGGGTGCCTATCAGCGCCAACATCATTGCGGCAAGCCGGAGAACGCTCCGGTCGTAAAGTCGGGAAAACATGCTTGCAAATCTCCGTCCGGGAGCGTTTTTCGCCGACGCCTCGGCGCGCTGCAACTCTTTGGCGGTCGCTTGCCACGCCGTTTACCGAATCTATGCCGTAAATCTTTTCCAAGCATTAAGCCTCCATACGAAGATGGCGCTTCGGTGGCCTAGCTGCCCTTTTCGAAAACCGGTTTTCGCCCTATGGAGCAACCGTTTTGACGATTGAACATTTCACATTTGTTGATGCGTGCGGCAGCGCTGTGTACGACGAGACGGGGTGGGGACGGCCTGATTCGCCACCCGGTGCGACAGCATTCGCTCGTGCCTCGATTTTAATTGCCGCAGGGACATATTGATGGCCGAGCTTTTCACACTTTCAGCAGCCGATCTGGCCGCACTTTTGTGCAGCCGCGTATGCCACGACATCATTTCGCCGGTCGGCGCGATCAACAACGGACTGGAACTGCTGGATGAGGGCGGCGCCGATGCCGACGCCATGCAGCTGATCCGCACCAGCGCCCGCAACGCTTCGGCGCGCCTGCAATTCGCCCGCATCGCCTTCGGCGCCGCCGGCTCGGCCGGCATGGTAATCGACACCGGCGATGCGGAAGCCGTCGCCACCGCTTTCCTGCGCAACGAAAAACCCGAGCTCACCTGGTCCGGCCGCCGCGCCCTCCTGCCGAAAAACAAGGTCAAGCTGCTGTTGAACCTGATTCTGGTGGCGCTGGCCGCCATTCCGCGCGGCGGAAAGATCGGCGTTACGCTGGACGATGTCGAGACGGAGCCGAAATTCCAGATTTCGGCCTCTGGGCCGATGCTGCGCGTGCCGCCGAAATTCCTCGAACTGCATTCCGGACAAAAGCCGGAGGAAGCGATAGACGCCCATTCGGTGCAGCCATACTACACGCTGCTGCTGGCGCGCGAATCCGGCATGGAGATTTCGATCCACGCCACGGCCGAAGAGATCGTCTTCACGGCCGCCTGATCGGCGATCAAGGGCCGCTTTGCCACGCCGCGGCGGCTTTACGCTAAGTTTACCTAACCTTTTGTCCGGTTCTTTACCGGGTTGGGATATCGTCTGACGGTCAAAACCGCTGCCTCGCCAAGTGGCGAGAGCAAGTTTGCTGGCCGAAGAGTCCGCGACTTTTCGGGATCACGCTCGAAGGGACCGTGCCATGAAACGCTGCATGTTCGTCGATGATTCCAGCGTGATCCGGAAGGTCGCCAAGCGCATATTGGGCGGTCCGGAGATGGTGGTGATCGAAGCGGCGACCGGCCTCGACGCTATCGAAATGTGTGCGGCCGAGATGCCCGATATCATCGTGGTCGATGGCTCCCTGCCCGATATGCCGACTTCCGAAGTGATCAGCCGAATTCGCGCTATTGAAAGCCCGGTGAAGCCGCAGATTGCGGTTTGCCTGATCGAGATCGACGTCGGCGCCATCATGCGCGCCAAGCGCGCCGGGGCTCAGGGTTACATACTAAAGCCTTTCACAAGACCGCAGTTGCTCGAACGCTTTCGCAGTCTCCAGGCAGCCGCCTAACGCAAAAACCCGGCAATGCCGGGTTTTTGATGGTGTTTTTTGAACCAGTCAGGCGCTTTCGCGGATCTCTTCCGGCTCGCGCAGCACGTAGCCGCGGCCCCAGACCGTCTCGATATAGTTCTGCCCGCCGGAGGCCGCGTCTAGCTTCTTGCGCAACTTGCAGATGAAAACGTCGATGATCTTCAGCTCCGGCTCGTCCATCCCGCCATAGAGGTGGTTGAGGAACATCTCCTTGGTAAGCGTCGTGCCCTTGCGCAGCGAGAGCAGTTCCAGCATCTGGTATTCCTTGCCGGTCAGATGCACACGCTGGCCGCCGACCTCAACGGTCTTGGCGTCGAGATTGACCACCAGGTCGCCAGTGGTGATGACCGACTGGGCGTGACCCTTGGACCGGCGCACGATCGCATGGATGCGCGCGACGAGTTCGTCCTTGTGGAACGGCTTGGTCATGTAGTCGTCCGCGCCAAAGCCGAGGCCGCGAACCTTGTCCTCGATGCCGGCCATGCCGGAGAGAATCAGGATCGGCGTCTTTACCTTGGACAGGCGAAGCGTTCTCAAGACTTCATAGCCCGACATATCGGGCAAATTGAGATCAAGGAGAATAATATCGTAGTCATAGAGCTTGCCGAGATCGACGCCTTCTTCACCAAGATCGGTGGTATAGACGTTGAAGCTTTCCGACTTCAGCATCAGCTCGATACTCTGTGCGGTTGCACTGTCATCTTCTATCAGCAGAACGCGCATTTCATTCCCCTTTTCTGCCGCCGGACCGTGTGGCGCACCATACGGTGCCGGAGCAGCGATTGCCGTGAGCCGAGGCTGCCACCGAATGGTTAACAAAACCTAATTCTGCCCGCAAAGCGATACCAGATTTTTTAACCCTTGGATACATTCTCTTGAATCTTATGACGAATCCCAACGATCAGTCCTTAATGCGTCGCATGAACAAACAGCTTCAAGTGATTCATGTGATTCACCCCCGCCGGCAATTCAGCTTTGCACCCGAATTTTTACCGGGCCTTAAGTCCTGACGCGTATGATTAACAATGCCCGTAAACGAATGGTTACCAGCGTCGAAAAATCTTAGGAATTCGTTTCCTATGGCGGCGTTGGGCTGGCCGGACCGTTTGCGACAGGGTCGTTTTCGTGGGTAGGGCTGCTTGTTCAGAGTTTTGCGTCTCCGGGAGTACAGGTCATGAAGTCACGTGAAAACCTCGTTCGGCTGAAGCAGTTTCAGGTGAACGAGAAACGCCGGCAGCTGCTTCAACTCGACATGATGATCTCGGAATTCGAACGCATGGCCGGCGAACTGGATTTCCAGATCAACGCCGAGGAAAAGAAGGCCGGCATCACCGACATCAACCATTTTGCATATCCGACCTTTGCCAAAGCCGCCCGCTTGCGCAGGGACAATCTCATAAATTCCCAGACCGACCTCGCCCAGCAGCGAAGCGTCGCCGAATCATTACTCGCCGAAGCTGAAGCGGAGCTTTCCAAGGCGGAGATGCTGGAATCGCGCGACGGCAAAATGCGCGAGATCGACAATGACAGCCGTAGCGCAATGATCGGCTGAATACCGGGCCAACGCCGCAAAACCCGCCACTATCCGCCGGGTTGCGCATTCGCTATAGCGCGGCTATGCGGTTTCTTCTTCCGATCACGCTTCTTGCCGCCGCGATTTCGTTCGCGTTCGGCCTGGTATTGCCGCTGATCCGCATCGAGCGGCTTTTCGTCTTTGCCGACGAGCCGTCGCTGCTCGCAATGATCTCGGGACTGTGGGCAGAGGGCGATATTGCCCTTGCGATCGTCATTGCGCTGTTTTCGGTAATTTTTCCGGCGATGAAGCTAGGCGTGCTTTACCTGGCTGCGTACGCAGGAGTCGGCCGGCCACGCATACCTGACTGGTTTCGCGTGCTGGCCAATTGGTCGATGCTGGATGTGGTGTTGGTGGCTCTGGTGATATTCGCGGCAAAAACGAGCGGTCTAGCGACAGCGTTCACCAAGCCTGGCCTGTGGTTCTTCGCCGCCTCGGCGGTGCTGACGGCTGCCGCGTCGGGTCTGGCGAAGCGCCAGAGCCTGCATTCCTGAATTGTCAGTGGGCCGGCGTCAGTGCCGGTACTGCTGGATACGCGTGGTGCGCAGGCCGGCAAGGCCGTATTCATCGATCGAGGCCTGCCAGGAAAGGAATTCTTCGGTCGTGAGCTTGTAGCGCTGGCAGGCTTCCTCGAGGCTGAGCAGGCCGCCCCGGACGGCGGCAACGACTTCGGCCTTGCGGCGGATGACCCAGCGGCGGGTGTTCGTCGGAGGAAGATCGGCGATGGTAAGCGGGCTGCCGTCTGGCCCAATCACATATTTGACACGCGGTCTAACCAGATCGGTCATAGTACTCTCTACAAAAACTCAAAGACCCAATCCCGGCAACAATAGCCCAACAGCTTTAAAATTTGCCTAAACGCCCGGTAAGCGTTGGGTAATGATGGTGAATCCTTCGTTAGCGAGGCCTGCTGCCAGCTTTTCGCAACTGCCTACCGAAAAGCCTTTTGTTTGCAATGGCTTGTGATCCAGTCCGAAAAGTGGCGCTTTGTGCTTGCTTGACCTATATTGGCTTCGTTGGCATGAAGCGCCCAAATTTGGAACATGGAACGCCTTTCGATGAACAGCCTGGATCTGCCGGGACGGCCTGAGGACACACGCATCGTCGTGGCGATGTCGGGCGGCGTCGATTCCTCCGTCGTGGCCGGAATTCTGAAGCGCGAGGGCTATGATGTCGTCGGCGTGACGCTGCAGCTTTACGATCACGGCGCCGCGACCCACCGCGCCGGCTCCTGCTGCGCCGGCCAGGACATTGACGACGCCCGTCGCGTTTCCGAGACGCTGGGCATCCCCCATTACGTGCTGAATTACGAGGAGCGCTTCCGCAAGTCGGTGATCGAGCCTTTCGCCGAGAGCTATGTTTCGGGCGAAACCCCGATCCCCTGCGTTTCGTGTAACCAGACGGTGAAGTTCGCCGATCTCCTGGAGACCGCACGTGAACTCGGCGCCGATGCGCTGGCCACCGGCCATTACATCCGAAGCCGCGCCAACGGTGCGCACCGGGCGCTCTATCGTCCGGTCGACGCCGACCGCGACCAGAGCTATTTCCTGTTCGCGACGACGCAGGAACAGATCGACTACCTGCGCTTTCCGCTCGGCGGGCTGTCGAAGCCGGAGGTGCGCGCCATCGCAGAAGAACTCGGCCTGAGCGTCGCCGCCAAGCAAGACAGCCAGGACATCTGCTTCGTGCCGCAGGGCAAATATTCCGATATCATCGCCAAGCTCAAGCCGACGGCGGCGACGCCGGGCGATATCGTCCACATAGACGGCCGCGTGCTCGGCAGCCATGACGGCATTCTGCGCTATACGGTCGGGCAGCGCCGCGGCCTCGGCGTCGCTTCGGGCGAGCCGCTCTACGTGGTGCATCTCGACGCCGAGCGGGCGCGGGTGATCGTCGGGCCGCGCGAGGCGCTCGAAACCCACAAGATCTATTTGCGCAACGTCAACTGGCTGGGCGACATGGCGCTGGACGCCGTTCCGGCGGAAGGGCTGGAGCTTTTCGCCAAGGTGCGCTCGACGCGCCCGCCCCGCCCGGCGATGCTGCACCATCGCGGCGGCGCAAACTGGGTGGAACTCGCCGACGGCGAGTCCGGCATAGCGCCGGGCCAGGCCTGCGTTCTCTATACCGACGACGGCAATGATGCTCGCGTTCTGGGCGGCGGCTTCATCGAACGCTCCGAACGCGCCGCGGAAGCCGAGGCGATGTTGACCCGACTTGCTGCAAAGCCGGCGCGCATCGCCGCGGAATAGAAGCGGGCGAGGCGATGCTTGCCGCCCTGAAAAGCTGGGCGAAAGGTATCAAAAGCGATGCGATCGCCCTCTTCCTGGCCGCCCGCGATCCGCGGACGCCTTGGTATGCGAAGGCGACGGCGGCATGCGTGGCGGCCTACGCTTTAAGCCCGATCGACCTCATTCCTGACTTCATCCCGGTTCTCGGCTACATCGACGATCTGCTGATCGTTCCGGCCGGCATCTGGATCGCGGTCAGGCTCGTGCCTGCCGAACTGATGGATGAATTCCGCGCTAAAGCCGAAAAGGTCGAGGCTCGGCCGAGGAGCCGAGCCGGCGCCCTGCTCGTCGTCGCCGTCTGGCTTGCTGCGGCCGGCCTGCTGACCTGGTGGTTCTGGCCGCGCGGCGCCCGCTGATTACTGCTCAATCGTGGATGACAGTGCCTGCGGTCAGTATGCGCAGCACTGAGATTGCCTCTTCGCCGCTGGTCCGAGGCGCGGACCGCGTCAAGATGCAGTGCAGAAAGTGCTCCAGTTCGCGCGTCAGCGGCATGCCTTGCTTGACATGCACATAGGCAGGTTCGTTGGCGGTGAACGCCCATTGCCCGCTGTCTTGCCAGACGGCATGGCGATAGACCGCGAGCTTGCGCTCCCACGGTTCGACATCGTCGAATACCGCCATCGCCTTGGTGCCGACGACAGTCAGCCGGCGTTCGCGATAGGGGTTGAGCCGCGAGGTGAACAGATGGCTACGGAGGCCATTGGGAAAGCGCATGTGCAGATGCGCGAAATCCGAGAGGTGGTCGAGCAGCGCCGCCCCCTCGCCTCGCACCTCGATCGGCGCCGTCCCGGTGATCGCCAGGATCATCGACAGATCGTGCGGCGCGAGATCCCACAGCGCATCGTTTTCGGTGTGGAACTTGCCGAGGCCGAGGCGATGCGAATGGATGTATTTCACATCGCCGAGTTCGCCATTGTCGATCAGCTCCTTCATCTTCTCGAAGGCCGGATGGAAGCGCAGCACATGCCCGGTCATGAAGATGCGGCCATGTTTTTCGGCGGCCTGCACCGAACGCTCGGCGTCCACCACGGTCAGTGCGATCGGCTTTTCGACGAGCACGTCCTTGCCGCTCTCCACCGCTCGGATGGCGGTATCGGCATGGTATTGCGGCGGCAGGGCCACGATGATCGCGTCGACATCGCGGCGCGCAAAAAGGTCGTCAGGCGCGATCGCCAGGCAGTCCTGCTCGCTAGCAAAACCTTCCGCGCGCGCGCGGTTGGCGTCCGAAACGGCATGGAGGGCGCCAAGCGCCTTGAGGGTGCGGATGTGGTTCGAGCCCCAATATCCGCAACCAAGGACTGCAATACGCGGTGTCATCAATTTCATTGTGCTCAAGAAATACGTCGCGCGGAGACATAACGGCGCGGCGGTACGAACTCAAGCCCAGCCTCCGACACGATTGATTGCAGGCAAAGGCCTGTTGCGAGCATGAATTGTCGCGGCCGGCGCCGCGCTCCGTGCTTGACAGCCCCTCCCCAGCGCCACTATATCCCGGCCGACCTTGGCGAACATCCTTTGGACATTCGCCCGTGGCGGGATAGCTCAGTTGGTTAGAGCACGGGAATCATAATCCTGGGGTCGGTGGTTCGAGTCCACTTCCCGCTACCAAACTTCTCCTAATGAAAACAAGGGCTTACGGGCCTCATGGGAACTCAAGCAGCGCTAGGCTCCGTTGGTTGTCAATGCGTTTATACCGTTCCATACCGTTGGGGGGTGCGGTTCAGGCCTATTTATGACGGTCAACTTTCTTAGTTTTCAGTGTCCATTAATGCGGTGTTGTTGACCGCGATTCACACATCACCCCTTGCAACATTCAAGAGGGCCGTTGGGGAGTGGCTTCATTCAGAGGCTGCCGGTTGGCCATCACCGGTCCCGTGTTGGGCTTCAACGATGAGCCGGGCTCGCTGGTAGAGTTCATCAAACGTCACGATCTCCGGCCGGTGCAGGTTCTTTCGGTAGAGTTCAAAAGACCTGAATTTCTTTTCGTTTACGCCTCTTTCACATGCTCACGATCGAGCTCCACGTGCTCATTGCTCTCGTCCAGCTTTGGGCGCTGTTTTCCGCGTAAATTGCCCATTCGCCTTTTCAAAGGAACGAAGTCGCAGCAGCGCGAGGCTCCGACGGTAATGCTGTCGATAGGGACTAGCTCCATCGCGGCGGATCTGTCGGCCACTTCCAACTGCGGCGCGACAGTGGGCAGGCCAGGAATGAGCGACGGGAAAACAACTGTCGCCGGGGCTAAGCTCGGGCGCGAGAACCTGCTCCGCATAGGCGAGGAAGGCTGGGCCGTTCATCGGACCGTCGAGCAGCATCGGCGCGGCCATGCCGTCGAGCCGCAGGCCGGGGCGGTGAAGGTCGTCGTCTTCCAGTGCCCGTGAGGCACGGCCGCCAGGCAGCGCTCGCCGCATGGCGCACGGCCTCGCAACCGGGCCATCTTCGTGGATGCCGCGGTCTCGTCGATGAAGATCAGCTTCTCGGGGTCGAGATCGAGTTGACCATCGAACCAGGCCCTGCGGCGGCGCAGGACGTCGGGACGCTGCTGTTCGGCGGCGTGCGCCGTCTTTTTTTGAACGTGATGCCGCGCCGGTCGAGTAACAGCCAGACGGTGGACGGCGCTACCCGTACGCCCCGCTCGGCTGCAAGGCGTTCACCGATCTCGGCAAGTGTGATGTCCGGCGTCTCCTCGATCAGGCCGAGAACGAAGGCCTCATGCGCGTCGAGCTTCGAACGCGACGGCTGGCCTTGCTTGCGCGCCTCCATCTCGCCGGTCTCGCGATAGCGGCGATACCAGCTTCCCGCCGTCGAAATCCCGATCCGGAAGCGACGCGCAGCCTCCCGCGTCGATAAGCCATCCTCAATGGCCGCAATCACCCGCCCGCGCAGGTCCGCGCTCAGGCTCCTTGTCATCCTCACCCCCTCGCAAATCACTAGGAGCAGTGAATCAGACGAAACTTACCGCGTGAATCCCAAAACCGACTCTGCGTTCTTCGAAGATGCTCTAACTTGCGAGACATTAGCGCCGCCTAAACGACAACCTGGTTGGACAAGTTCCAGCGCACCGGTGCTGCCAATCCTTATCGCGATGCAATCCACCTCGAGCGCGCCTTCGACATCGTGCACGCGCGTCCAGTCACCGGGCGCGAGGGCCGCGACCTGGTCGCCTATGCCGGCGAGGCGCGCACCTTCCGTCACTCGGCTGCACCTCGCTTAGACACGCTCACGTTATGTATGGGCGCGAAGCTGCCTCAATGCAGCAAGTAGAGAACCCAAACCACCATGCGGTCGAGGTTCACGCTTCGTGCTGTCGAAAGTCGCATAAAAGGCACTGAGGAATTGAAAGGCTCGCTTAGGCTCTTTCGCCGACTGGCTGAATGGCACCGCCGACGCTGGTTGCCGCATCGGGTTCAGGCCGTTGTTGATCAGGCCGATCATCAGCGCGGCCACGACCGTGCCGGTCGTCTGCCGAAGCCGCTGAACAGGTTGCCAACGAGCACGGCCGTCGCTAATGACGGATAACCAGTCAGACTGAGACCGCCGCCATAAAGGGCGGCACCCAAATAGAGACAGCTATAAGAATATTCGGCCCGATGCGACCGACTCTACTTTGGCCACGCACCGGCTCAAGAAAGCCCCAGCTTTTTCCTGAGGTCGGCGTTTTCTTTCCGGAGCCGGTCAGCGAGAAGCTTCTTCAGGCGGTCATTCTCTTCTTCAAGCTTGACCAGATCCTTGAGCTCATCGCTCTGTGATGTCTGCCCAGCAGTCTTCTTCCACTGGTAGTAAGTCTGTTCCGATAATCCAGCTTTCTGGACCGCGGCCTTGATGCTGTCTCCCCGTCCGATCTGCTTTTCGATCTCGCCGAGCTTTTGGGCCCGCTCTATTTCAGAATATATTTTCCGTGCTGGCCGGACGGCAGGCGAAGCGGCCGCTTTAGATGAAGAAGCCTGTGGGGCCGACCTGGCGGCCTTGGTTCGTGCAGCACCTGCGCGCTGTCCGGTTCGCTTCTTCGTCTTCGGCGTTTTATGCTTTACATCATGTGTCAGTTCCTTCCCAGGCACCACCTCGGCTGCTGCCGGATTTGCCTCGGTTTCCTTGAGGTCGGCCATGAGACACTCCCTTCGATGTCAAACACCCATTCTCCACGCAGCATCAATAACTTACGGACTTTGTCAACAGAGCCGAAACTTCTGCTCTAATTGCACTCAGCGCAGGCCTCAAAAGAAGAGGCTCCGGTGCAGTGCAAGCTTACCTTGAAGCCCGTGACCTCACCAACAAGACGATCCGGAGCCGCTCGAGCTCAACGATGCCACTCCGAGAAGAGGTAGGCCGCCAGACCAACTGAAATCGGATACTAAACTCGATGCTGGAGCCGCACGTCGGGCTGCTCTGGTAGTAGCCGGCGCGGACAGTAACAACGGCCGACTGGCCGATCCCCTCCAACTTCGCGATCTGCAGCACTCGGTTGAAAGACCCTTTAGTCTGGTTCAAAGTGCGGACGACGCAGGCAGGGTGCGAAGAGCTGCTCTCAAAAACCGGCGGCAGGATCGATCAAAACATCCACGAAGCCAATACCGGTGACGGCCGGCGTGAGGTGCTGGGCCTCCTTTGGGTTTTGGGATGGGTGCCAGCCGGGTCATTGGTCGAAAACTGATCCTGATCTTCGAGTGGATGATTGGCCGCATCCCTTTTGTCGAGAGGATCCATCAGGCGGCGAAGCGCTTTCTGACAGTGGCTGGAAATTCCGCCGAAGGCGGGGAACGGGGTCAGAACAAGAGCTGCTCAAAATCGATGGGATGGAAGGCTCCCGCTCCCCCGGTGCTACGTTGGCATCGGTTAGGATGGACAAACAGGG is a window encoding:
- a CDS encoding metalloregulator ArsR/SmtB family transcription factor, which encodes MMSKQLIANAESAAALLTLLGNEKRLVIVSHLLDGEMSVGAIAEKVSLSQSALSQHLAKLRSVNLVETRRDRQMIYYSCRSEAVRQLLGTLDGIFNFKANGKHPERLEAMAET
- a CDS encoding flagellar export protein FliJ — protein: MKSRENLVRLKQFQVNEKRRQLLQLDMMISEFERMAGELDFQINAEEKKAGITDINHFAYPTFAKAARLRRDNLINSQTDLAQQRSVAESLLAEAEAELSKAEMLESRDGKMREIDNDSRSAMIG
- a CDS encoding paraquat-inducible protein A; this translates as MRFLLPITLLAAAISFAFGLVLPLIRIERLFVFADEPSLLAMISGLWAEGDIALAIVIALFSVIFPAMKLGVLYLAAYAGVGRPRIPDWFRVLANWSMLDVVLVALVIFAAKTSGLATAFTKPGLWFFAASAVLTAAASGLAKRQSLHS
- a CDS encoding RNA methyltransferase, whose product is MNSVRIADPQDPRVAPYLDIRERDLAGRQGRFVAEGKVVLNVLFSARRFEAESVLVLESRLPGLAGTLALAPADMPVYVASGPLMDAIAGFHIHRGVLAIGRKRAPQSPEELLDELPERALVVVLVGIANHDNVGAIFRNAAAFGADAVILDASSCDPLYRKAIRVSVGAVLKIPFAVADDADRLVDAMARRGFELYGLSPRGKADLRDIERPERAALWFGAEGEGLPERLLARLNTVRIAMAGGFDSLNVAAASAIALHRLAELDKSAG
- a CDS encoding DUF1153 domain-containing protein, giving the protein MTDLVRPRVKYVIGPDGSPLTIADLPPTNTRRWVIRRKAEVVAAVRGGLLSLEEACQRYKLTTEEFLSWQASIDEYGLAGLRTTRIQQYRH
- the ctrA gene encoding response regulator transcription factor CtrA → MRVLLIEDDSATAQSIELMLKSESFNVYTTDLGEEGVDLGKLYDYDIILLDLNLPDMSGYEVLRTLRLSKVKTPILILSGMAGIEDKVRGLGFGADDYMTKPFHKDELVARIHAIVRRSKGHAQSVITTGDLVVNLDAKTVEVGGQRVHLTGKEYQMLELLSLRKGTTLTKEMFLNHLYGGMDEPELKIIDVFICKLRKKLDAASGGQNYIETVWGRGYVLREPEEIRESA
- a CDS encoding EipA family protein, with protein sequence MMLALIGTLAVSTGQLRAQEYSAQEIVDSGHRFFGATSGGLATVIEKIFSSYGLPNGYILGEEGSGALVGGLTYGEGTLYTKNAGDHKVFWQGPSLGWDFGGQGSRNMILVYNLDDVPNLYHRFAGVAGSAYVVAGVGFNVLKNGDMLLVPVRTGVGARLGINVGYLKLTERPTWNPF
- a CDS encoding response regulator, whose product is MKRCMFVDDSSVIRKVAKRILGGPEMVVIEAATGLDAIEMCAAEMPDIIVVDGSLPDMPTSEVISRIRAIESPVKPQIAVCLIEIDVGAIMRAKRAGAQGYILKPFTRPQLLERFRSLQAAA
- the chpT gene encoding histidine phosphotransferase ChpT translates to MAELFTLSAADLAALLCSRVCHDIISPVGAINNGLELLDEGGADADAMQLIRTSARNASARLQFARIAFGAAGSAGMVIDTGDAEAVATAFLRNEKPELTWSGRRALLPKNKVKLLLNLILVALAAIPRGGKIGVTLDDVETEPKFQISASGPMLRVPPKFLELHSGQKPEEAIDAHSVQPYYTLLLARESGMEISIHATAEEIVFTAA